Proteins from a single region of Runella sp. SP2:
- a CDS encoding DUF4296 domain-containing protein, whose amino-acid sequence MIPRLLFSFLLLGALFSGCQDEPQVPEGTLSEEKMSQILTDIHLLEARIGRLNMPSLDSSTVITEYLKGKIFKKYGIDSVAYNRSYKFYSTNPAFMERIYGEIVKELEKRQKKKDYKGI is encoded by the coding sequence ATGATACCACGTCTTTTGTTTTCTTTTTTACTGCTTGGAGCTTTGTTTTCTGGATGCCAAGACGAACCCCAAGTTCCCGAAGGAACGCTTTCGGAAGAGAAAATGTCACAAATCTTGACCGATATTCACTTGTTAGAAGCACGAATTGGGCGGCTCAACATGCCTTCACTCGATTCCTCGACGGTAATTACTGAGTATTTGAAAGGCAAAATTTTTAAGAAGTACGGAATAGACTCTGTAGCGTACAATCGCAGTTATAAATTCTATTCTACCAATCCAGCCTTTATGGAGCGTATCTACGGTGAGATTGTCAAGGAGTTAGAGAAACGACAGAAAAAGAAAGATTATAAAGGAATATAA
- a CDS encoding MotA/TolQ/ExbB proton channel family protein: MILLQAQTAVDSVATAASAQGISLFDLVMKGGWVMIPLLIMFFLTLFLIIERWLAINANGKLDESFIDNLKDFIQQGNIKSAESLCRNQRSAAGRIFERAIGRIGYSIKDIESTIENASQIELSRLEGNLSYLGVVAGIAPMLGFVGTISGIINIFYSISQSNDFNISTVASGMYEKMVTSGAGLIVGLIAYMGYHLLNMKIDRIALKLQSGAFDFLDVLQKPITR, translated from the coding sequence ATGATCCTACTTCAAGCGCAAACCGCCGTTGACTCTGTAGCTACCGCAGCCTCTGCACAAGGAATTTCTCTATTTGATTTAGTAATGAAAGGTGGTTGGGTAATGATTCCCCTCCTCATCATGTTTTTCCTGACGTTGTTTTTGATTATTGAACGCTGGCTCGCCATCAACGCCAACGGCAAGCTCGACGAAAGCTTTATTGATAATTTAAAGGATTTTATTCAACAGGGAAACATCAAATCGGCCGAATCGCTTTGCCGTAATCAACGTTCAGCAGCGGGTCGTATCTTTGAACGAGCCATTGGCCGCATCGGTTACTCAATCAAAGACATCGAAAGTACCATCGAAAACGCCAGCCAAATCGAGTTGTCTCGTCTTGAAGGTAACCTTTCGTATTTGGGGGTTGTGGCAGGTATTGCCCCTATGTTAGGGTTCGTCGGAACGATTTCGGGTATCATCAATATTTTCTACAGCATTTCTCAATCCAACGACTTCAATATCAGCACCGTAGCAAGCGGTATGTACGAAAAAATGGTCACGTCGGGAGCAGGTTTGATTGTGGGTTTGATTGCCTACATGGGCTATCACTTGCTGAACATGAAAATCGACCGCATTGCGCTTAAATTGCAATCAGGCGCGTTTGATTTCTTGGATGTGTTGCAAAAGCCAATCACTCGCTAA
- the dnaN gene encoding DNA polymerase III subunit beta, which translates to MKFTVSSSVLLKQLAAINGVVSTNPIVPILENFLFQLDGGSLTVTASDLQTVMITEIQVESSDKGAIAIPAKLLLDTLRGLPEQPIAIKVDSDTFGIEIVSENGRYKLSGENPIDFPKIPSVNRAFSVELSSTALMSAIVNTIFATSTDELRPAMTGVFLQLGANHATFVATDGHRLIRYRRFDVKSNVDTTMIIPRKALNLLKSSLPDNVSVKAEFSQSNAFFSFANIKMICRLIDERFPDYENAIPTNNPNVLTISRGEILNSLRRISIYSNRTTHQIRLKLTPPNELVISAEDLDYSNEANERLLCEYNGDEMEIGFNAKFLIEMLNNVNSNSLSFELSAPNRAGIVVPLEKEDDEEILMLVMPVMLNTYA; encoded by the coding sequence ATGAAATTTACCGTATCGTCGTCAGTATTGCTAAAGCAACTTGCCGCAATCAACGGCGTCGTTTCAACCAACCCTATCGTACCGATTCTTGAGAATTTTTTATTCCAACTCGACGGTGGTTCGCTTACCGTTACGGCTTCTGATTTACAGACCGTAATGATTACCGAAATCCAAGTAGAGTCGTCGGACAAAGGAGCGATTGCCATACCTGCTAAATTACTTTTAGATACCTTACGCGGTCTTCCAGAACAGCCCATCGCCATCAAAGTAGATAGTGATACGTTTGGGATTGAAATTGTGTCTGAAAACGGTCGTTATAAACTCTCGGGCGAAAACCCGATTGACTTCCCTAAGATTCCCTCGGTCAATCGAGCGTTTTCAGTAGAGTTGTCTTCTACCGCCCTTATGAGTGCCATTGTAAATACCATTTTCGCCACTAGCACCGACGAACTTCGTCCTGCCATGACGGGCGTATTTTTGCAACTAGGCGCCAACCACGCAACGTTTGTAGCTACCGACGGCCACCGCTTGATTCGCTACCGTCGCTTTGATGTCAAATCAAACGTAGATACAACGATGATTATTCCGCGCAAAGCGCTCAACTTGCTCAAGTCGTCGTTGCCTGACAACGTTTCTGTAAAGGCTGAGTTTAGCCAATCAAACGCGTTTTTTAGCTTTGCCAATATCAAAATGATTTGTCGGTTGATTGACGAGCGTTTCCCAGATTACGAAAACGCCATCCCAACCAATAACCCGAACGTGCTGACCATCAGTCGCGGCGAAATCTTAAACTCGCTTCGTCGTATTTCAATTTATTCAAACCGTACGACCCACCAAATCCGTCTTAAATTGACGCCTCCTAACGAATTGGTCATTTCGGCCGAAGACTTGGATTATTCAAACGAAGCCAACGAGCGTTTGCTTTGTGAGTACAATGGTGACGAAATGGAAATTGGATTCAACGCGAAGTTTTTGATTGAGATGCTTAACAACGTTAACTCAAACTCCTTGTCGTTTGAATTGTCGGCGCCCAACCGCGCGGGTATCGTTGTTCCGCTAGAAAAAGAAGACGACGAAGAGATTTTGATGCTCGTGATGCCAGTGATGCTCAATACCTACGCATAA
- a CDS encoding biopolymer transporter ExbD produces the protein MKIRRKSKFAPEVFTHSLNDIMFFLMLFFLIISTMVNPNVIKLMLPKASAAQQMQKKQTTVAVDSEKNYFIDREPVAKDQLETQLATIFNGVEDKTVILQVDQTVSVQDLVDVLAIGAKLDIKMVMAVKK, from the coding sequence ATGAAAATACGCCGTAAAAGTAAATTTGCCCCCGAGGTATTTACCCATTCTTTGAACGACATCATGTTTTTCTTGATGTTGTTTTTCCTCATTATTTCGACCATGGTCAACCCCAACGTCATTAAGCTCATGTTGCCCAAGGCGTCGGCGGCCCAACAAATGCAGAAAAAACAAACCACCGTGGCAGTCGATTCTGAAAAGAACTATTTTATCGACCGCGAACCCGTTGCCAAAGACCAACTTGAGACGCAACTTGCCACTATTTTTAACGGTGTAGAAGATAAAACGGTCATTCTGCAAGTCGATCAAACGGTTTCGGTGCAAGACCTCGTAGATGTATTGGCCATTGGTGCCAAGCTCGACATCAAAATGGTGATGGCGGTTAAGAAATAA
- a CDS encoding TVP38/TMEM64 family protein, which yields MKSSKELLMPSLSAFFLTVLPFITSSAVGWWLVQNEGYIRSFSATEWFIASLVCALACALALTPPTLLAFVFGYFLGWIALLPLILLNLAAIALVYAFMQRLNRDSLLRYLSQFPKVARFLQRIHGDEIRFVFFTKLSPVLPFALTNLMFALMGLRFRNIIWGGFLGMIPRTALAVWVGMEAQQIKQLLQNPNQGLESRVIIIGLVILSVVGLLRVVAPKNQ from the coding sequence ATGAAATCATCAAAAGAATTACTAATGCCGAGTCTCTCGGCATTTTTTTTGACCGTGCTACCTTTCATTACCAGTTCGGCGGTAGGTTGGTGGCTCGTTCAGAACGAAGGTTACATTCGGAGTTTTAGCGCGACCGAGTGGTTCATTGCGTCGTTGGTATGCGCGTTGGCTTGTGCCTTGGCCCTCACACCTCCTACCCTTTTGGCCTTTGTTTTTGGGTATTTTCTAGGTTGGATTGCGTTGTTACCATTGATCTTGCTAAACCTCGCCGCTATCGCTCTGGTGTACGCCTTCATGCAGCGCCTCAACCGCGACAGTCTGCTGCGCTACTTGTCACAGTTTCCCAAAGTAGCGCGTTTTCTCCAACGCATCCACGGGGATGAAATTCGATTTGTATTTTTCACCAAGCTTTCGCCTGTCTTGCCTTTTGCCCTTACCAATCTCATGTTTGCATTGATGGGACTCCGCTTTCGGAACATCATTTGGGGAGGATTTTTGGGCATGATTCCCCGCACGGCGCTTGCGGTGTGGGTCGGGATGGAAGCCCAACAAATCAAACAACTCCTTCAAAACCCCAACCAAGGACTTGAAAGTAGGGTTATCATCATTGGCTTAGTCATTCTCTCCGTCGTTGGATTGCTTCGAGTGGTTGCTCCTAAAAATCAATAA
- a CDS encoding alpha/beta fold hydrolase, with translation MFAFHGIGQDHRCFLPLVEVLKEQYTFYLFDLPFHGQSPALTDEKLSMEAWKAYIQEVLSEEGIERFSVMGFSMGGKFALATLQLLAPQIESCWLLAPDGITESPWYRLATRFWVAKKLFSFFVHNLSSFKTLANMLTKIGLVNKSAVKFAESTLATPAQRERVYRSWIGFSTIRPNCALIAELVKKNDVDVRIFLGKYDALLPQKYILPLTKRLPSIPVVVLSTGHHRLVDKVAEWWKS, from the coding sequence ATGTTTGCTTTTCACGGCATTGGCCAAGACCACCGTTGTTTTTTACCTTTGGTCGAAGTCTTAAAAGAACAATACACCTTTTACCTTTTTGACCTACCTTTTCATGGTCAAAGCCCCGCCCTGACGGACGAAAAACTGTCGATGGAGGCGTGGAAAGCGTACATCCAAGAAGTATTGTCGGAAGAAGGTATTGAGCGATTTTCGGTGATGGGTTTTAGTATGGGTGGAAAGTTTGCCTTGGCGACCCTTCAGCTGTTAGCTCCTCAGATAGAATCGTGTTGGTTACTAGCTCCCGACGGTATCACCGAAAGCCCGTGGTACCGTTTGGCAACGCGTTTTTGGGTGGCAAAAAAACTCTTCTCTTTCTTTGTTCATAACCTCTCTTCTTTTAAAACCTTGGCAAACATGCTCACTAAAATAGGTTTAGTGAACAAAAGTGCAGTCAAATTTGCCGAATCCACACTCGCTACTCCCGCCCAACGTGAGCGCGTATATCGTTCGTGGATTGGTTTTAGTACAATTCGTCCCAATTGTGCGCTGATTGCGGAATTGGTAAAAAAAAATGACGTAGATGTACGTATTTTCTTGGGAAAATACGACGCTCTTTTGCCACAAAAATACATTTTACCCCTCACCAAACGCCTCCCTTCTATCCCCGTAGTGGTATTATCCACAGGCCATCATCGACTTGTGGATAAAGTAGCGGAATGGTGGAAAAGTTAG
- the ggt gene encoding gamma-glutamyltransferase, with amino-acid sequence MNKLSYFLVAATFVSSLSLAQDVKESKGFYQFLTEDPTQKPFYSDRQGVIASNGMVASAHPEASRVGVEILKMGGNAADAAVAVQFALAVVHPSAGNIGGGGFFVYRTKKGKNYTLDFREKAPLKGHKDMYLDADGNVIQGLSLSGHLASGVPGSVDGMVEVHKKFGKLAWATLLQPAIDLAEKGVVLTVKEATGLNRIKNDLKKLNTDTTYFRRPDGKDWVEGDLLVQKDLGQTLRRIQQKGRAGFYEGETAALLVAEMERGKGIISSEDLLQYHATWREPLVGKFKDYKLITMPPVSSGGVALLQLMKFVQPYPLKRWGWHSDSTIQVMIEAERRVYADRAKFLGDPDFVKVPIKELTSDEYLKNRWKDFTFNKATNSKEIDGGLIPGYESLETTHFSIVDKEGNAVSITTTLNGGYGSRVVVKGGGFLMNNEMDDFSIKPGVPNMFGLIGNEANAIAPSKRMLSSMTPTILEKNKKLYMVVGTPGGSTIITSVFQTILNVIEHGMTMQQAVNAYKFHHQWLPDKTTFENGAFTESVIKRLQDKGYILEMQRNTIGRMDCILIRPDGTMEGGSDPRGDDTSIGY; translated from the coding sequence ATGAACAAACTTTCCTATTTTTTGGTAGCAGCTACCTTCGTTAGCTCGCTTTCTTTGGCACAAGATGTGAAAGAAAGTAAAGGGTTTTACCAGTTCCTGACCGAAGACCCAACTCAAAAGCCCTTTTATTCTGACCGCCAAGGAGTTATTGCTTCCAATGGCATGGTGGCATCAGCGCATCCAGAAGCCTCTAGGGTAGGCGTTGAAATTTTAAAAATGGGAGGCAATGCCGCCGATGCTGCCGTGGCGGTACAGTTTGCCTTGGCGGTGGTGCATCCTTCGGCTGGAAATATCGGTGGTGGTGGTTTTTTTGTGTATCGCACCAAAAAAGGCAAAAATTATACCCTTGATTTTCGGGAAAAAGCCCCGCTCAAAGGCCATAAAGACATGTACCTCGATGCCGACGGGAATGTCATCCAGGGGTTAAGCCTGTCGGGGCACTTGGCAAGTGGAGTACCTGGCTCGGTGGACGGAATGGTGGAAGTCCACAAAAAGTTTGGGAAACTTGCGTGGGCTACGTTGCTCCAACCTGCCATTGATTTGGCCGAAAAGGGAGTTGTGCTGACCGTAAAAGAGGCTACGGGACTTAACCGAATTAAAAATGACCTTAAAAAACTAAATACTGATACGACTTACTTCCGTCGCCCCGATGGTAAAGATTGGGTAGAAGGAGACTTGTTGGTGCAAAAAGACCTCGGACAAACCCTGCGCCGTATTCAACAAAAAGGCCGTGCAGGATTTTACGAAGGCGAAACGGCGGCTTTGTTAGTGGCCGAAATGGAGCGCGGAAAAGGTATTATTTCTTCCGAAGACCTTCTGCAATACCATGCCACTTGGCGTGAACCTTTAGTGGGGAAATTCAAAGATTATAAGCTCATTACGATGCCGCCAGTATCGAGTGGGGGCGTGGCGTTATTGCAATTGATGAAGTTTGTTCAGCCGTATCCACTCAAGCGTTGGGGCTGGCATTCCGATTCTACGATTCAAGTAATGATTGAAGCTGAGCGCCGCGTGTATGCCGATCGTGCGAAGTTTTTGGGTGATCCCGATTTTGTAAAAGTACCTATCAAAGAGTTGACATCAGACGAATATCTGAAAAACCGTTGGAAGGATTTTACGTTCAACAAGGCAACCAATAGCAAAGAAATTGACGGGGGGCTTATTCCTGGTTACGAAAGCTTAGAAACAACGCACTTTTCGATTGTGGACAAGGAAGGAAATGCGGTATCTATCACTACGACCCTCAATGGAGGTTATGGCAGCCGAGTGGTGGTCAAAGGCGGAGGATTTTTGATGAATAACGAAATGGATGACTTTAGCATCAAACCTGGCGTTCCAAATATGTTTGGTCTGATTGGCAACGAAGCCAACGCCATTGCGCCCAGCAAACGAATGCTTTCATCAATGACACCAACGATTTTGGAGAAAAACAAAAAACTGTACATGGTGGTAGGAACTCCAGGTGGCTCAACGATTATCACGTCGGTGTTTCAAACGATTTTGAATGTCATTGAACACGGTATGACCATGCAGCAGGCTGTCAATGCCTACAAGTTTCACCACCAATGGCTGCCCGACAAAACGACGTTTGAAAATGGTGCGTTTACGGAGTCGGTCATAAAACGTTTGCAGGATAAAGGATATATTCTTGAAATGCAACGAAATACCATTGGACGAATGGATTGTATTTTAATCCGTCCTGACGGAACAATGGAAGGAGGCTCTGACCCGCGTGGCGATGATACGAGCATCGGATACTAA
- a CDS encoding DUF58 domain-containing protein has product MIEQFITKIRQYEIRIRKAVNADMRGSFRSVFKGSGLEFTDLREYQYGDDVRTIDWNVSAKGHGTFVKIFREEKEQTVFFLLDVSGSQQVGDATQSKLNTAKEICGVLALSAIQEASHVGLLCFSDQKEKYIRPSNGMKHGYQFITELYKLKPQSTKTNLADAILFTLNVLKRRSVVIFISDFIDTNYEHSLRALARKHDLVMIHLRDQRETDLPPLGIIPMRDPETNKTTWVNTSSPWFRKRIRHEFSQLGQKMEQFSRQNDINYVGIDSKADYVGPLVKLFKVRRQR; this is encoded by the coding sequence ATGATTGAGCAATTTATAACGAAGATTCGCCAGTACGAAATTCGGATTCGCAAAGCGGTCAATGCCGACATGCGAGGCAGTTTCCGTTCGGTTTTTAAGGGATCTGGTCTGGAATTTACCGACCTTCGCGAATACCAATACGGTGACGACGTTCGGACGATTGACTGGAACGTGTCGGCCAAAGGCCACGGGACGTTTGTAAAAATCTTCCGCGAGGAAAAAGAACAAACCGTGTTTTTTCTGCTCGACGTCAGTGGCTCTCAGCAAGTAGGCGACGCCACCCAGTCAAAACTCAACACGGCCAAAGAGATTTGCGGGGTGTTGGCGTTGTCGGCCATTCAGGAGGCTAGTCACGTGGGATTACTGTGTTTTTCTGACCAAAAAGAAAAATACATTCGACCCTCCAACGGCATGAAACACGGGTATCAGTTTATTACGGAACTTTACAAGCTGAAACCACAATCTACTAAAACAAACCTTGCCGACGCCATTTTGTTTACACTTAACGTACTCAAACGCCGAAGTGTTGTCATTTTCATTTCTGACTTTATTGACACTAACTACGAACACAGCTTGCGCGCCCTTGCTCGTAAACACGATTTGGTGATGATTCACTTGCGCGACCAACGCGAGACTGATTTACCTCCTCTGGGTATCATCCCCATGCGCGACCCTGAAACTAATAAAACGACGTGGGTGAATACCTCTTCGCCTTGGTTTCGGAAACGGATACGCCATGAGTTTTCGCAATTGGGTCAAAAAATGGAGCAGTTTTCCCGACAAAACGACATCAATTACGTCGGTATCGACTCCAAGGCGGACTACGTTGGGCCGCTGGTGAAGCTCTTTAAAGTCCGACGACAACGCTAA
- a CDS encoding BatD family protein: MKQGNLYILFLIFFCTISSSWAQNDENPFSVEFSGTEIGINEPFVISVKITDIDPIPLISFPDNIKNFQKRESSRSSFTSKVGGKTVITYTISQNYYPIKTGTFFTGPLEILVNKQVLRSEGTSVVVGKTANSEESADEMEAIDSELAQEATTGAFLSVRVDKRKVYVEEGFNLRLSLLVSESNATEMDFFEVEKQLEKILKALKPTNCWEENFGIQEIPAIPILIGGKAFTEYRIYQASFFPLNNQAIRIPAVTLTMRVMAKNLSEEQTPSFLSFSSRPVSIQVQTLPTHPLRNQVLVGNFRLEEKISTTQLETGKSYRYDFKIIGDGNIKSIQEPTFTNKALFDVYPPDVEDNILRKKGQIAGEKTFRYQIIPKQNGSFDLSNNVFWVFFNPQKQKYDTLHSTLKLVITGKNIQNTQLAGETVESIYNGIEHWDTTKFVFDYQKIIRNVANVLVVLMLISMFLIFRK, encoded by the coding sequence ATGAAACAGGGGAATTTATATATACTTTTTTTAATTTTTTTTTGCACTATATCTTCATCGTGGGCGCAAAATGACGAAAACCCCTTTTCCGTTGAATTTAGCGGGACTGAAATAGGTATTAACGAGCCTTTTGTCATCTCAGTAAAAATCACCGACATTGACCCAATCCCGCTTATTTCGTTTCCTGATAACATCAAAAACTTTCAAAAGCGGGAAAGTTCGCGATCGAGCTTTACGAGCAAAGTTGGAGGCAAAACCGTTATCACCTACACCATTTCCCAAAACTACTACCCCATCAAAACGGGAACATTCTTCACGGGGCCGCTCGAAATTTTGGTGAATAAACAGGTATTACGTTCGGAAGGAACGTCGGTGGTAGTAGGAAAAACCGCCAATTCGGAAGAATCAGCTGACGAAATGGAGGCCATAGATTCTGAACTTGCGCAAGAAGCAACTACGGGTGCGTTCTTGTCGGTACGGGTAGATAAACGCAAAGTATATGTCGAAGAAGGGTTTAACCTGCGGCTTTCGCTGCTTGTTTCGGAAAGTAATGCTACTGAAATGGATTTTTTTGAGGTAGAAAAACAACTCGAAAAAATCCTTAAAGCCCTCAAACCTACCAACTGTTGGGAAGAAAATTTCGGCATCCAAGAGATTCCCGCCATTCCAATCCTAATTGGCGGCAAAGCTTTTACCGAATACCGCATTTACCAAGCGTCGTTTTTCCCCCTTAATAATCAAGCTATTCGGATTCCCGCCGTGACGCTGACGATGCGCGTAATGGCCAAAAATTTATCCGAAGAACAAACACCTTCCTTTCTTAGTTTCTCGTCGCGCCCCGTGTCAATCCAAGTCCAAACCCTGCCTACTCACCCGCTTCGCAATCAGGTATTGGTAGGAAATTTTCGGCTTGAAGAAAAAATTAGCACGACTCAACTAGAAACGGGCAAAAGCTACCGTTATGATTTTAAAATCATTGGCGACGGCAATATCAAGTCGATTCAAGAGCCTACGTTTACCAACAAAGCCCTGTTTGATGTTTATCCGCCCGATGTAGAGGACAATATTTTGCGAAAAAAGGGGCAAATTGCGGGCGAAAAAACATTTCGTTACCAAATCATCCCCAAACAAAACGGATCTTTTGATCTGAGCAACAACGTTTTTTGGGTATTTTTTAATCCTCAAAAGCAGAAATACGACACGTTGCACTCAACCTTAAAGCTGGTCATTACGGGAAAAAACATTCAAAATACCCAACTAGCGGGGGAAACGGTGGAGTCGATTTATAACGGAATTGAACACTGGGACACCACCAAGTTTGTGTTTGACTACCAAAAAATCATTCGCAATGTGGCCAACGTTTTGGTCGTCCTTATGTTAATAAGTATGTTTCTTATCTTTCGGAAATAA
- a CDS encoding phosphatase PAP2 family protein: MKKLFLFCWLIASQLHAQTLDSRLLEQVYGSPQPADVRFEKFISSTTTPIGIGLPVVYLASGFATKNKTLQQHGWHALGSFVVASSITQITKRIVLRERPFVAEPQRFTARIPEEDINYSFPSGHATTAFNAATTLTLHYPKWYVAVPAYAWASAVGYSRMRLGLHYPSDVLAGAVTGAASAWLTYKIQQKWLRRKAK; encoded by the coding sequence TTGAAAAAGCTCTTTTTATTTTGTTGGCTAATTGCCTCCCAGCTCCACGCCCAAACGCTTGATTCTCGCCTTTTGGAGCAAGTATATGGTTCACCACAGCCTGCCGACGTTCGGTTTGAGAAATTCATTTCTTCTACCACTACGCCCATCGGAATTGGCCTTCCTGTGGTTTATTTAGCCTCGGGTTTTGCCACCAAAAACAAAACCTTACAACAACACGGCTGGCACGCATTGGGGAGTTTTGTCGTGGCCAGTTCTATCACCCAAATCACCAAACGAATTGTATTGCGAGAACGACCATTCGTTGCTGAACCTCAACGATTTACCGCGCGCATTCCAGAAGAAGACATCAACTATTCGTTCCCCTCGGGGCACGCTACGACGGCTTTCAACGCCGCTACTACCCTGACTTTACATTACCCAAAATGGTACGTAGCGGTTCCTGCCTACGCTTGGGCCAGTGCCGTGGGGTATTCGCGCATGAGATTGGGGCTTCACTACCCCAGTGATGTGTTGGCGGGCGCAGTGACGGGAGCGGCAAGTGCATGGCTGACGTACAAAATCCAACAAAAATGGCTACGTCGGAAAGCAAAATAG
- a CDS encoding NrtR DNA-binding winged helix domain-containing protein, with amino-acid sequence MLDSFPARSASSAIAQFRDASASPHYHQGEIGLLNSVDCVIFGFYGTELHVLLHRFLYDPFKGYWALLGGFVHPEENIDDAARNTVERLTGLDNVYMEQVYTFGAVYRVPTERVITTCYYALIEVEPTLPKLSHEYGATWHPISQIPQLDLVYDHLQMFQKALEQLRRKVRYQPIGFELLPDKFTMLELRNLYESILGRPLDKRNFSKKILNMNLLQKLKEKQKGTSRRGAYYFRFDEKRYQELAAKGFLFEI; translated from the coding sequence ATGCTCGATTCGTTCCCCGCTCGTTCGGCCTCTTCGGCTATTGCACAATTCCGTGATGCCTCTGCTAGTCCTCACTACCACCAAGGAGAGATAGGCTTACTCAATTCGGTCGATTGCGTTATTTTTGGTTTTTATGGCACTGAGTTACACGTGCTGTTGCACCGCTTTTTGTACGATCCATTCAAGGGCTATTGGGCGTTATTGGGCGGGTTTGTGCATCCTGAAGAAAACATTGATGATGCCGCACGCAACACTGTAGAACGCCTCACGGGGCTCGATAATGTGTATATGGAGCAGGTATATACGTTTGGGGCGGTGTATCGTGTGCCTACCGAGCGTGTAATAACGACTTGCTACTATGCTCTCATCGAAGTAGAGCCGACCTTGCCGAAGCTATCTCACGAGTACGGTGCTACTTGGCATCCTATTTCCCAAATACCGCAACTTGACTTGGTCTATGACCACCTTCAGATGTTTCAAAAAGCCCTCGAACAACTCCGCCGCAAGGTGCGTTACCAGCCGATTGGGTTTGAGCTTTTGCCCGATAAATTTACCATGCTTGAGCTCCGAAATCTTTACGAGTCGATTTTGGGACGGCCGTTAGATAAACGAAATTTTAGTAAGAAGATTCTGAACATGAACCTGTTACAGAAACTAAAAGAGAAGCAAAAAGGGACTTCGCGGAGAGGAGCGTATTATTTTCGTTTTGATGAGAAACGTTATCAAGAATTAGCCGCTAAAGGTTTTTTATTTGAGATTTAG
- the aroC gene encoding chorismate synthase, with translation MSSTYGKLFKIATFGESHGAAIGVVVEGCPAGVPFDLAFIQQELDRRKPGQSRITTQRREADTVQVLSGVFEDKTTGTPIAMMIWNEDQRSKDYSHIAQQFRPSHADFTYQTKYGVRDYRGGGRSSARETAARVAAGALAKLVLKDLGVDVQAYVSQVGKLKLEKEYHELDLSLTDTNAVRCPDPEMAQTMFDYIDDIRKQGDSIGGVVSCVVTGAPVGWGEPVFDKLHAEMGKAMLSINAVKGFEYGSGFAGVELQGSAHNDAFYTDETGRVRTRTNHSGGIQGGISNGEDIFFRVAFKPVATIMQDQESVDQNGESITVQGKGRHDPCVLPRAVPIVEAMAALVLVDFYLRDKSVRHNF, from the coding sequence ATGAGTAGTACCTACGGAAAACTTTTCAAAATAGCCACTTTTGGCGAATCACACGGCGCCGCCATCGGCGTAGTTGTTGAAGGCTGCCCAGCGGGTGTTCCTTTCGACTTGGCTTTTATTCAGCAAGAACTCGACCGCCGCAAACCAGGCCAGTCGCGCATCACTACCCAGCGCCGCGAAGCCGATACCGTGCAGGTATTGTCGGGCGTTTTTGAAGACAAAACAACAGGCACGCCGATTGCCATGATGATTTGGAACGAAGACCAACGCAGCAAAGACTACTCGCACATTGCGCAGCAGTTTCGTCCTTCTCACGCCGATTTTACCTACCAAACCAAATACGGCGTTCGCGATTATCGCGGCGGTGGGCGCAGTTCGGCCCGCGAGACGGCCGCCCGCGTAGCCGCAGGCGCTTTGGCAAAATTGGTACTGAAAGACCTCGGCGTCGATGTACAAGCATACGTATCGCAAGTAGGAAAACTCAAACTTGAAAAAGAATACCACGAACTCGACCTATCGCTTACCGATACCAACGCCGTGCGCTGCCCTGACCCCGAGATGGCGCAAACGATGTTTGATTACATCGACGACATTCGCAAACAAGGAGATTCGATTGGCGGAGTGGTCAGTTGTGTCGTCACAGGCGCGCCCGTAGGTTGGGGAGAACCCGTTTTTGACAAACTCCATGCCGAAATGGGCAAAGCGATGTTGAGCATCAACGCCGTCAAAGGCTTTGAGTACGGCAGTGGTTTTGCTGGCGTAGAACTGCAAGGCTCAGCCCACAACGATGCTTTTTATACCGACGAAACGGGCCGCGTTCGTACCCGTACCAACCATTCGGGCGGCATCCAAGGCGGTATTTCCAACGGCGAAGACATTTTCTTCCGCGTGGCTTTTAAGCCCGTAGCAACCATTATGCAAGACCAAGAAAGTGTGGATCAAAATGGCGAATCTATTACGGTTCAGGGAAAAGGCCGCCACGACCCATGCGTATTGCCACGGGCCGTACCGATTGTCGAAGCCATGGCCGCACTGGTGCTGGTTGACTTCTATCTACGCGATAAAAGCGTTAGGCATAATTTTTGA